CTTCGGCCAAGATGACACGTCGCTACCAGCGCCTCCGAGATCGGTTCCGGCGGAACCTGACCAAGTCCGCCCGCCTATAGCCTTCAGTCCGCAAGCGGTCGTTTATTAGTGATACATAAAATTGCAAACGGCCAGATTTCATGCCCCTGATAGGCTATGCCCGCGTTTCCACAGAGGATCAGACCCCCCTGCCCCAGTCCGAGGCGCTGCAATCGGCGGGCTGTGCCGAGATCTTTGAAGAGCACGCCTCAGGCGGCAATCGCGCGCGTCCTGTGCTCACGCGGGTGCTCGAACGCGTCCAGAGCGGCGATACGCTGGTCGTCGTGCGGATCGACCGGCTTGCGCGGTCTCTGTCGCACTTACTGGAGGTGATCGAGCGTCTGGAGGCCAAGGGAGCTTTCTTCCGCTCGCTGCAGGACCCCATCGACACCGCCTCCCCTCAAGGAAAATTCACATTGCAGGTTCTGGGCGCCGCGGCGGAGTTCGAACGCGCGCTGATACGTGAGCGCACGAAGGCCGGGCTTGTCTCTGCGCGCGCCAAGGGCCGCGTTGGTGGCAATCCTGGGCTTCGCACCAAAGACCCCGCCGCGCTGCGCAAGGTGTGGCTGGCACGACAGGACGGCTACATGGAGCGCCTGAACGAAACCGCGCAGGATTGGGTGCCCCACGTGCGACGCCTGCGGCCGGATATGGCCTGGGAAGATGTTTTGCGAATCATTAATGGCCCCCTGCCCCACGACCGGCACTGGACCCAAAGCCGCCTACTCCGTGCTGTGAAAGCCTATGTCCGCGACGGGTTTCTACCAGATGCTGTGCTTGGCCGCGCCGGACGCCGCGAAACCGATGACCGCCTGCCGGCTATCGTGGCTGCCATCAAAGGCTCGGACCCCGAAATAACACTGCAGGCGATCTGCGACCGGCTGGAATCGATGCGTGAGCGCACCCCTCGAGGGCGCACCAGCTGGCAGCCGTCTTCGGTCAAAATGCTGCTTGAGCGTGCGGAAAAGTTGGGGCTCCTCTGAACACGACACTTGTGTTGGCCTAACAGATTGCCACTAAATCTAGAAAGTGCTTGCACGAATCTGGCTGCTCGGGCAATAGTCTCGAAAAATAACGCGCGGTCACATAAAAAACGCGCCCACGGATCGGGGCAGAC
The Roseivivax sp. THAF197b genome window above contains:
- a CDS encoding recombinase family protein — encoded protein: MPLIGYARVSTEDQTPLPQSEALQSAGCAEIFEEHASGGNRARPVLTRVLERVQSGDTLVVVRIDRLARSLSHLLEVIERLEAKGAFFRSLQDPIDTASPQGKFTLQVLGAAAEFERALIRERTKAGLVSARAKGRVGGNPGLRTKDPAALRKVWLARQDGYMERLNETAQDWVPHVRRLRPDMAWEDVLRIINGPLPHDRHWTQSRLLRAVKAYVRDGFLPDAVLGRAGRRETDDRLPAIVAAIKGSDPEITLQAICDRLESMRERTPRGRTSWQPSSVKMLLERAEKLGLL